The region TATCCTTTACCATGCAAGTGAATGCACCCATAGAGGGTCCCCTTGCTGCATGCACCGGATAGGTACTAGACACCCCTTAGCAACTAAATAGGTAGCttgagctatatagctgtgtGCGCTGCAATCAACCCCTCTCCAACGGACAGTGTGTATATACCCTAAATGGGAGCTTCTTCGAGCAAAAGGAGTGTTAAAAAAGAAGTTCGACCAAATCTAGATCTACCTTGGATTCTGCAAACTTCCGGTAATAGCGGAAGCGATAGTGCCCCTGGAACTCCAACTAATACTACAATGGCCGACAAGTCAGACGAAGTTTTTGAGAATGCTTGCTACGTTTTTGTAGTGTTTGGAGCCTCTGTGAGTTGACTACTGATATCTTGAGCTtctggatataattattgcatttaGTCTACTGTTGCTGATATCACTACCATATAAACCAAGTCCATAAACACAACACTCTGTTATGGTTCAGAGTTCACATATAaactatgcacacacacacagggtgaTCTTGCCAAGAAGAAGATCTACCCCACTCTATGGTAAGTAcagtattatataataatgttaACTCATACGTCCATGTTCTACAGGCGACTCTACCGAGACAATCTGTTTCCCCCGGGTACCAAGATTGTGGGCTATGCTCGCTCCAGTCTCACTATAGACAACATCAAAGAGAAATCTCAGCAATACCTGAAGGTGAGTGCACGTCTCCACACTACACGAGTTGTATACCATGACACTCCAGAGTAAACCAGAGGAGGCTGCCAAGGTGGATGCTTTCTGGGCTGTCAACTCGTACGTCAAGGGCTCCTACGATAAACAGGAGGATTTTGATAATCTGAACCGAGAGATTGGAAAGATAGAGAATGGGCTTATTGCAAGGCGACTGTTTTATCTTGCCCTCCCCCCGTCAGTGTTTGCCCCCGTCACCAGCTGCATCAAGGCAGCCTGTATGAGCCCCAAGTAAGAACACTGTGTGTTGAGTGTACAGTCATTGGAGCATTGTCCACTTGTATACTAGTAAATTCGTAATATCTATGGACTGGTGTACGTGTAAAGCATTgtgcagtgtatataattattattgtgtggtTGTTTTATTCCCAGTGGCTGGACTCGCGTGATTGTTGAGAAGCCATTTGGCAAAGATTCAGAGAGCTCTGCTACGCTGAGTCGGCATCTTGCTGGCCTCTTCAAGGAGGAGGAAATCTATCGTATTGATCACTACCTCGGCAAAGAGATGGTCCAGAACCTACTGCTCCTCAGGTGAGTAAACGGTAACTTTttatacagcataattatgtagtctcAATAACTTAAAAGGATGTTCCTGTTTCCTTGTGTATTGTGAGTTAGTTTACATCGTAGCTTTATCCCAGTCAGCGTGTTACGTCCTTTCTCTTACTACAGGTTTGCAAACTCCATGTTCCAGCCTCTCTGGAACCGCAACTCCATTGCGAATGTCACCATCACTTTCAAGGAGCCATTTGGCACTCAAGGACGTGGCGGCTACTTCGATGAGTTTGGGATGATTCGTGATGTAATGCAGAACCACCTCCTTCAAGTGCTCTGTCTCGCTGCTATGGAGAAGCCCGTGTCCACCGGGTCGGAGGATATGAGGGACGAAAAGGTGAGTGGAAGAATTTAGAGGTAGATACTATATAAACTACCTGTGTCttaaagccataattattttgactgtTTGATGCGCCTTTGataatactatatataatcatgattTGCTCCTTTCAATATTCATTCAGCTACTTGTGTTACATTGTGTGTTTAGTTACATGCCCTATAGAAATATTGTTGCTGATAATGAACTGTTCCCCCAGGTGAAGGTATTGCGTAGCATCAGTCCCATTACCCGAGACAACATTATTCTGGGCCAATACGCGGGTGACCCTAATGGAGAGGGAGATGCCAAACTGAGTTACCTGGACGATGAGACAGTACCCAAAggctccatcactcccacctACG is a window of Halichondria panicea chromosome 13, odHalPani1.1, whole genome shotgun sequence DNA encoding:
- the LOC135346775 gene encoding glucose-6-phosphate 1-dehydrogenase X-like isoform X3; its protein translation is MGASSSKRSVKKEVRPNLDLPWILQTSGNSGSDSAPGTPTNTTMADKSDEVFENACYVFVVFGASGDLAKKKIYPTLWRLYRDNLFPPGTKIVGYARSSLTIDNIKEKSQQYLKSKPEEAAKVDAFWAVNSYVKGSYDKQEDFDNLNREIGKIENGLIARRLFYLALPPSVFAPVTSCIKAACMSPNGWTRVIVEKPFGKDSESSATLSRHLAGLFKEEEIYRIDHYLGKEMVQNLLLLRFANSMFQPLWNRNSIANVTITFKEPFGTQGRGGYFDEFGMIRDVMQNHLLQVLCLAAMEKPVSTGSEDMRDEKVKVLRSISPITRDNIILGQYAGDPNGEGDAKLSYLDDETVPKGSITPTYAMAALFIKNERWDGVPFIVKCGKALNERKAEVRIQFRDVPGDIFDGKCRRNELVIRLQPDEAMYLKTMTKQPGMSFEPLESELDLTYAARYADIHLPDAYERLILDVFNGSQAQFVRTDELAEAWRIFTPILHQIEADKIAPIKYRYGSRGPKEADEFAAKLGFKYSTTYQWRPSSSS